The Winogradskyella schleiferi genome has a window encoding:
- the trhO gene encoding oxygen-dependent tRNA uridine(34) hydroxylase TrhO, with amino-acid sequence MQLYNNLSAKERAELIEQAGKERLTISFYKYAKINNTEIFRNHLFLAWDQLEVLGRIYVANEGINAQLSVPAENFEPFKKHLDTISFLENVRLNIAIEHDNFAFLKLKVKVRNKIVADGLNDATFDVTNKGIHVNAEKFNELIEDPDTVLVDMRNHYESEIGHFKNAVTPDVDTFRESLDLIEEDLREHKEDKKLVMYCTGGIRCEKASAYYKHKGFKNVFQLEGGIINYVRQIEAEGLDNKFIGKNFVFDQRRSERISEDVIANCHQCGKPADLHTNCANEACHLLFIQCEDCKEKMENCCSTNCMDINRLPYEAQKALRKGQGNSNDIFKKGRADHLPYKKDLRNIFESSNP; translated from the coding sequence ATGCAACTGTACAATAACTTAAGTGCTAAGGAAAGAGCAGAACTCATTGAACAAGCGGGAAAAGAACGCTTAACCATCTCTTTCTACAAGTACGCCAAAATCAACAATACCGAAATTTTTAGAAATCACTTATTTCTTGCTTGGGATCAATTAGAGGTCTTGGGAAGAATCTATGTGGCGAACGAAGGCATAAATGCCCAGCTATCTGTACCCGCAGAAAACTTTGAACCATTTAAAAAGCACTTAGACACCATTTCGTTTTTAGAGAATGTAAGATTGAACATTGCTATTGAGCACGACAATTTTGCCTTTTTAAAACTGAAAGTTAAGGTCCGAAATAAAATAGTGGCAGATGGATTAAATGATGCTACGTTCGATGTTACTAATAAAGGAATACATGTTAACGCAGAAAAGTTTAATGAACTTATTGAAGATCCCGATACGGTTTTGGTAGATATGCGAAACCATTATGAAAGTGAAATAGGTCATTTTAAAAATGCTGTAACTCCAGATGTGGATACCTTTAGGGAATCTCTCGACTTAATTGAAGAGGACTTAAGGGAACACAAAGAAGACAAAAAATTGGTGATGTACTGTACAGGTGGCATTCGATGTGAAAAAGCTAGCGCCTATTACAAGCATAAAGGATTTAAAAATGTGTTTCAGCTCGAAGGTGGTATTATAAATTACGTTCGTCAAATTGAAGCCGAAGGTTTGGATAATAAATTCATTGGTAAGAATTTTGTATTCGACCAAAGACGATCCGAACGCATTTCTGAAGATGTCATTGCCAATTGCCACCAATGCGGAAAACCAGCAGATCTACATACCAATTGTGCAAACGAAGCTTGCCATCTATTATTCATCCAATGTGAAGACTGCAAAGAAAAAATGGAAAATTGCTGCTCTACAAATTGCATGGACATAAATAGATTGCCTTACGAAGCGCAAAAAGCATTACGAAAAGGTCAAGGGAATAGTAACGATATTTTCAAAAAAGGACGCGCAGATCATTTACCATATAAAAAGGATTTGAGGAATATTTTTGAGTCTTCAAATCCTTAA